A stretch of the Porifericola rhodea genome encodes the following:
- a CDS encoding metallophosphoesterase family protein, with the protein MRIAFFSDIHANLPALEAVLSDIDAQKPDFVYCLGDLVGYNIWPNEVINEIRKRRIPTIAGNYDEGIGLESDDCGCAYKTDEERAHGAVSISFTNEAVSTSSRKYLRNLPRHLSMEFQQKEEKVKLLMVHGSPRKINEYLFEDRPEKSLIRIIESAGADILLFGHTHKPYHRILSYEQNGKQAYRHAINIGSVGKPKDGDPRACYVIMDLESTCSNFFPDSVDLQFRRVSYDVEKAAQAVESSKLPNFYASALRYGK; encoded by the coding sequence ATGAGGATTGCGTTTTTTTCAGACATACATGCCAACCTGCCTGCCTTGGAAGCTGTGCTTTCAGATATTGACGCTCAAAAACCGGATTTCGTTTACTGCCTGGGCGATCTGGTAGGCTACAATATCTGGCCAAATGAGGTGATTAACGAAATACGAAAACGAAGAATACCTACTATTGCAGGTAACTATGATGAAGGCATTGGACTGGAGAGTGATGATTGTGGGTGTGCCTATAAAACTGATGAAGAACGTGCTCATGGAGCGGTTTCTATCTCATTTACTAATGAAGCGGTAAGTACAAGCAGTAGAAAATATTTGAGAAATTTGCCCCGACATCTTTCTATGGAATTTCAGCAAAAGGAAGAAAAGGTAAAGTTACTTATGGTACACGGCAGCCCCAGAAAGATAAATGAATATCTGTTTGAAGACCGTCCTGAAAAAAGTCTGATACGCATTATTGAAAGTGCTGGTGCAGACATACTGCTATTTGGACATACGCACAAGCCCTATCATCGTATTTTGTCTTATGAGCAAAATGGCAAGCAGGCCTATCGTCATGCAATTAATATAGGATCGGTAGGTAAGCCTAAAGATGGAGATCCAAGAGCCTGTTATGTAATTATGGATTTAGAGTCTACCTGCTCTAACTTTTTTCCTGATAGTGTTGATCTACAATTCAGAAGAGTTTCGTATGATGTGGAGAAAGCAGCCCAGGCAGTAGAAAGCAGTAAACTTCCAAACTTCTATGCCTCTGCACTGAGGTACGGAAAGTAA
- a CDS encoding RNA polymerase sigma-70 factor yields MRLPENLNQQIKDPKIFSEIYQQYFRKVFGICFYYTQDEECAQELSQEIFHSLWERRNSIDLQKGLEPYLSKAAKYKVIDHMRKKARQNQHAAGIFPEGCTHENCTENQVLYAHLNEKVGQLVDSMPCKCQQVYTLSREKGLSIKEIASSLLISEKTVKNHMNRALSFLRQHLQEYL; encoded by the coding sequence ATGAGACTTCCTGAAAACCTAAATCAGCAGATTAAAGACCCTAAGATTTTTTCAGAGATCTATCAACAATATTTCAGAAAAGTATTTGGGATCTGTTTTTATTATACTCAGGATGAAGAATGTGCACAGGAGCTTAGTCAGGAAATCTTTCATTCACTTTGGGAGCGGAGAAACAGTATTGACCTACAAAAAGGACTGGAACCCTACCTTAGCAAAGCTGCCAAGTATAAGGTGATTGACCATATGCGAAAAAAAGCCAGGCAAAACCAGCATGCAGCGGGCATATTCCCCGAAGGCTGTACTCATGAAAACTGTACCGAGAATCAGGTGCTCTATGCTCATCTAAACGAAAAAGTAGGCCAATTGGTAGACAGCATGCCTTGCAAATGTCAGCAGGTATATACCCTCAGCCGTGAGAAAGGCTTAAGTATCAAAGAAATAGCCTCAAGCCTGCTTATCTCCGAAAAAACTGTAAAAAACCATATGAACCGGGCTTTGTCATTCTTGCGACAGCATCTTCAGGAATATCTCTAA
- a CDS encoding protein-disulfide reductase DsbD family protein, whose product MKKLIVCLLLFTVNTAAQAQSLSVFDQMNDWVGTQLADSGGVNAYFFLFIGGVMASLLPCVYPVYPITVNFLRNRKSSLGKAAHPLAYYLGLAAVYFLFGIIASLTGGAFNEILRFPLANLTIGILLLLMAMAAVDYLHLPFFGGQLDSKQQRLSGTLMMGAGAGLLSSACVGPIVVSILVAIASGASEITLGMTISAAFQMMFFGLGVGVPVLLLGVFGLTLPKSGRWMQYVQWGFALLIAYFAYGYLLKGLNGLGISDQVGFYIFVGAVLVFVSAFNIQKQEKGRQHKVKISLYALAGVFGFFILGAHILPAPVAQANSTVNTQLSALNIEQKGNLNWYLNKEDAYQKAAEMGKLVFVDFHGDWCTNCKAFQKSTQQNKSLNQALQNAVLYKVYDTSQEFEKYRNDPRFPELKVGLPFFLITDASGNVIYKTNDYTKTEEMQLFLN is encoded by the coding sequence ATGAAAAAGCTAATCGTCTGCCTCTTACTCTTCACTGTTAATACCGCTGCTCAGGCACAATCCCTTTCCGTTTTTGACCAGATGAACGATTGGGTAGGCACTCAACTGGCAGATAGTGGTGGAGTAAACGCATACTTCTTTCTGTTCATAGGTGGGGTAATGGCTAGTTTGTTACCTTGCGTCTATCCAGTGTACCCAATTACAGTCAATTTTCTTAGAAATAGAAAGAGCAGTCTAGGTAAAGCAGCACATCCTCTAGCTTATTATTTAGGGCTTGCAGCCGTTTACTTCCTTTTTGGAATCATCGCTTCTCTAACTGGAGGAGCATTTAACGAGATTTTAAGGTTCCCGCTGGCAAACCTAACTATTGGCATTCTGCTTCTGCTAATGGCAATGGCAGCAGTAGATTATTTACATTTACCCTTTTTTGGGGGGCAGTTAGACAGTAAGCAACAGAGGCTTAGCGGTACCCTAATGATGGGTGCTGGAGCAGGCCTTTTGTCTTCTGCCTGTGTAGGACCAATCGTAGTAAGTATTTTGGTGGCCATAGCATCTGGAGCTAGTGAAATTACTCTGGGCATGACTATCTCAGCAGCTTTCCAAATGATGTTCTTTGGTTTAGGAGTAGGCGTTCCGGTATTATTACTGGGCGTATTCGGGCTGACTCTTCCTAAGAGCGGTAGATGGATGCAATATGTACAATGGGGTTTTGCTTTACTGATTGCTTATTTTGCTTACGGATACTTATTAAAAGGACTGAATGGGTTAGGCATCTCAGACCAGGTCGGGTTCTATATTTTTGTGGGAGCGGTATTAGTGTTTGTCTCTGCCTTTAACATACAAAAACAGGAGAAAGGACGGCAGCATAAAGTCAAAATATCGCTCTACGCTCTGGCAGGGGTGTTTGGCTTTTTTATACTGGGAGCACATATTTTACCTGCACCAGTGGCCCAAGCAAATTCTACAGTGAATACTCAGCTTAGCGCACTCAATATTGAACAAAAAGGAAATCTAAACTGGTACCTTAACAAGGAAGATGCATACCAAAAAGCTGCTGAAATGGGAAAGCTGGTATTTGTAGATTTTCATGGCGACTGGTGCACCAACTGCAAAGCTTTTCAGAAAAGCACACAGCAGAATAAGTCGCTCAATCAAGCCTTACAGAATGCCGTTTTATACAAAGTGTATGACACCTCTCAAGAGTTTGAGAAGTATCGTAACGATCCTCGCTTCCCTGAACTTAAGGTAGGATTACCCTTCTTTTTAATCACAGATGCTTCTGGAAATGTAATTTATAAAACCAACGACTATACCAAGACCGAAGAAATGCAGCTTTTTTTAAACTAA
- a CDS encoding DUF4374 domain-containing protein, protein MKSRKLRIALLASLMLSIGMYSCDDSDNPNPTPGEANGTPKYLLALDLTAIDSYPFHVIEEVDSGRADIDQSQEIPDQPYNVPVTTRPGEIFLNSAEKLTKYSVGEDGILKDEGSLPNLGISGGPVYEFLDNERLMISSGPRQAADGVFGYQIINTATMTEESNGSITLPVNENSLAIPSSYILRDAKIFVPYLHTDENYIAYDEATVAIYDATTLEFEKLVTDSRTASVGYSIVSSHGITENGDLYLISCNSNYWAGNESLPSGILRIKAGEDDFDDEYFFNITEKINNNHTGGMLYVGNNKAIVQIFRSDLISDYGDYQGGFVIEYYLVDLVNQTTQKLNIPLSKYPRRALERLDDGRAVIVANTESEGNALYIYDPATESVSKGITYEGAEFISAFMSFE, encoded by the coding sequence ATGAAAAGCAGAAAGTTACGTATTGCATTACTTGCCTCACTTATGTTGTCTATAGGAATGTACAGCTGTGATGATAGCGACAACCCTAACCCTACGCCTGGCGAAGCTAATGGTACGCCAAAATATTTGCTGGCATTAGACCTTACCGCTATTGACTCTTACCCTTTTCATGTGATTGAAGAAGTAGATTCTGGCAGGGCAGACATAGACCAGTCTCAGGAGATTCCTGATCAGCCTTATAATGTGCCAGTGACTACTCGCCCTGGTGAGATTTTTCTAAACTCTGCGGAGAAGTTAACCAAATACAGTGTAGGCGAAGATGGAATCCTGAAAGACGAAGGTTCTTTACCTAATTTAGGAATCAGCGGTGGTCCGGTTTATGAATTTCTAGATAACGAACGCCTGATGATTAGTTCTGGCCCTCGCCAGGCCGCGGATGGTGTATTTGGTTATCAGATTATCAATACTGCTACCATGACCGAAGAAAGCAACGGAAGCATTACCCTGCCAGTAAATGAAAACTCACTGGCTATTCCCAGTTCATATATTTTAAGAGATGCTAAGATTTTCGTTCCTTACCTGCATACAGACGAAAATTACATAGCTTATGACGAAGCTACAGTAGCAATTTACGATGCTACCACTCTGGAATTTGAGAAGCTGGTAACCGACTCCAGAACGGCCAGTGTAGGTTATAGCATTGTTAGTTCACACGGGATTACCGAAAACGGAGACTTGTATCTGATCTCATGTAACTCAAACTATTGGGCAGGAAATGAATCATTACCTTCAGGCATTTTGAGAATTAAAGCTGGAGAGGATGATTTTGATGATGAGTATTTCTTTAATATCACTGAAAAGATAAACAACAACCATACAGGTGGCATGTTGTACGTTGGCAATAACAAAGCGATTGTTCAGATTTTCAGAAGTGACCTGATCTCCGACTATGGTGATTATCAGGGTGGTTTTGTGATAGAGTATTACTTGGTAGACCTGGTAAACCAGACTACGCAAAAGCTGAATATTCCTCTTAGCAAATATCCTAGAAGAGCCCTGGAACGCCTGGATGATGGCCGCGCCGTAATTGTTGCCAATACCGAAAGTGAAGGAAATGCTCTCTACATTTATGATCCAGCAACCGAAAGCGTAAGTAAAGGTATCACATATGAAGGTGCAGAATTTATTAGCGCTTTTATGTCTTTTGAATAA
- a CDS encoding protein-tyrosine-phosphatase, with the protein MKHFILSIFMLSSLLSSCSTDEKRQTLAKEDSNTNVIEATQTANSAENSDEKVVMYPELSAYIESVIAETDEIPLERKDELKKIALYVQTKKQTKENANLTFICTHNSRRSHMSQIWAATAAAYYGIAEGVHTYSGGTETTAFNPRAVAAMERAGFRIKNPGGENPHYQVNFSAHSQSLECFSKKYDDTFNAQENFVAIMTCSQADKNCPLIPGATLRVPIPYEDPKVADGTDQETARYDERCRQIATEMFYLMSQVQA; encoded by the coding sequence ATGAAACATTTTATTCTTAGCATCTTTATGTTGTCGTCACTGCTCAGTAGTTGCTCAACTGATGAAAAGCGTCAGACTTTAGCCAAAGAAGATAGCAATACTAATGTTATTGAAGCTACCCAAACAGCAAATTCCGCAGAGAACAGCGATGAAAAAGTTGTGATGTACCCGGAATTATCAGCCTATATAGAGTCGGTAATTGCAGAGACGGATGAAATACCTCTGGAGCGCAAAGATGAACTTAAAAAGATTGCGCTTTACGTTCAAACTAAAAAACAGACTAAGGAAAATGCCAACCTAACTTTTATCTGTACTCACAATAGTAGAAGAAGCCACATGAGCCAGATATGGGCAGCAACTGCAGCAGCCTATTATGGCATAGCAGAAGGGGTGCATACGTACTCGGGAGGAACCGAAACCACTGCTTTTAACCCCAGAGCAGTAGCTGCAATGGAAAGAGCAGGCTTTCGTATAAAAAATCCTGGTGGAGAAAATCCACATTATCAGGTCAATTTTTCTGCTCATAGTCAGAGTCTTGAGTGTTTTTCTAAAAAATACGATGATACTTTTAATGCGCAGGAAAATTTTGTGGCTATCATGACCTGCTCTCAGGCCGACAAAAATTGTCCGCTGATACCCGGTGCTACTCTAAGAGTGCCCATACCTTATGAAGATCCTAAAGTGGCTGATGGTACAGATCAGGAAACCGCTCGCTATGACGAAAGATGCCGTCAGATTGCTACAGAAATGTTTTACCTCATGTCACAGGTACAAGCATAA
- a CDS encoding xanthine dehydrogenase family protein molybdopterin-binding subunit: MTVLKTSIGRRSFLKASTLAGGGMMLSFSWLAGCTPDNQTAETLPKEWFDINGFLKIADNGKVTIMSPNPEIGQNVKTSMPMIIAEELDVDWQDVEVEQAKLNTDIFTRQLAGGSQSIRQGWESLRMAGASARKMLCEAAAQAWNVPANEISTRGGKILHSASNQSAGYGEFASAAAQVKVPEEVELKEVKDFKIIGTSRKNVDAKKIVSGQPLYGLDYRKEGMLIAMIVHPPAFGMKLKSVDDSKARSMPGIKDVFTINTFKDDYDKHAFDAAAFTELIVVVGNTTWEVMNAKKALEVAWEPIASYTETFSHYADKDRKWNVSVPEGLENSNEHQAQMAQAGEKLAKVVRKDGDPEAAFRNAAQIVERSYSAPFLAHNTMEPMNFFAHVTDEHAELVGPIQTPEHMEKSVAAQLDLPLEKIDIQMTRMGGGFGRRLYGHFLVEAAVISKKMKAPIKLVYSREDDMTFGNYRPSYYATYRAALDENKKLIGFHVRAGGVPESPLFANRFPAGSIDNYLAEEWSLESNISIGAFRAPRSNFIAGAEQSFMDELAEAMGKDPIEFRLELLDRAKNNPVGQNNDYDADRYAGVLELVREKSSWNQPQDGVYRGVSAYFCHNSYVAQVLDMVIENDKPVVEKVHCAIDCGIVVNPIAATNLTEGGIVDGIGHSMYSALTFRDGAPEKSNFDTYRLIRHSEAPKSIDVHFVQNNIDPTGLGEPPYPPIVGALANALYKATGNRYYHQPFVSNEFQLG; the protein is encoded by the coding sequence ATGACTGTACTAAAAACATCAATAGGAAGGCGTTCATTTTTAAAGGCTTCTACCCTGGCCGGAGGAGGCATGATGCTTAGCTTCAGCTGGCTCGCAGGATGTACGCCGGATAATCAAACAGCGGAAACCCTGCCCAAAGAGTGGTTTGATATCAACGGATTCTTAAAAATCGCGGATAATGGAAAAGTGACTATCATGTCACCCAACCCTGAAATTGGGCAAAATGTAAAGACATCTATGCCCATGATTATAGCCGAAGAACTAGATGTAGACTGGCAGGATGTAGAAGTAGAGCAGGCTAAACTCAATACGGATATTTTTACGCGTCAGCTTGCCGGCGGTAGTCAGTCTATCCGGCAGGGCTGGGAAAGCTTAAGAATGGCAGGTGCCAGCGCCCGAAAAATGCTTTGCGAAGCAGCTGCTCAGGCCTGGAATGTACCCGCCAATGAAATTAGCACTCGGGGAGGAAAGATACTGCATAGTGCCAGCAATCAGTCCGCAGGCTATGGTGAGTTTGCTTCCGCAGCTGCCCAGGTCAAAGTGCCGGAAGAGGTAGAGTTGAAAGAGGTCAAAGATTTTAAAATTATTGGTACCTCTCGCAAAAATGTTGATGCCAAGAAGATTGTAAGCGGCCAGCCTCTTTACGGCCTTGATTACCGTAAAGAAGGTATGCTGATTGCCATGATCGTACACCCACCCGCCTTTGGAATGAAGCTGAAATCAGTAGATGACAGCAAGGCCAGAAGTATGCCGGGTATTAAAGATGTGTTTACTATCAATACTTTTAAAGATGACTACGATAAGCATGCATTTGATGCTGCTGCTTTTACGGAGCTTATTGTAGTCGTTGGTAATACTACCTGGGAAGTCATGAATGCGAAGAAGGCTCTGGAGGTAGCATGGGAACCTATCGCGTCCTATACCGAAACTTTTTCCCATTATGCTGATAAAGACAGAAAATGGAATGTAAGCGTACCAGAAGGTTTGGAGAACAGTAATGAGCATCAGGCTCAAATGGCTCAGGCTGGCGAAAAGCTCGCTAAAGTAGTGCGCAAAGATGGAGATCCGGAGGCTGCCTTCAGAAATGCCGCTCAGATTGTAGAGCGTAGCTACTCTGCACCTTTCCTGGCTCATAATACAATGGAGCCTATGAATTTCTTTGCCCATGTAACCGATGAGCATGCCGAACTGGTAGGCCCAATTCAAACACCAGAGCACATGGAGAAGAGTGTGGCGGCGCAGCTGGATCTGCCTTTAGAAAAAATAGACATACAAATGACACGTATGGGAGGTGGCTTCGGCCGTCGCCTTTATGGACACTTTCTGGTAGAAGCAGCCGTAATTTCCAAGAAAATGAAAGCTCCTATCAAACTGGTCTACAGCCGGGAAGATGATATGACATTCGGTAATTATCGTCCTTCCTACTATGCTACCTATCGTGCCGCACTGGATGAGAACAAAAAGCTGATTGGGTTTCATGTGCGCGCGGGCGGGGTTCCTGAAAGCCCACTGTTTGCCAATCGTTTTCCTGCCGGAAGTATAGACAACTACCTGGCAGAAGAGTGGTCGCTGGAATCTAATATAAGCATAGGAGCATTTCGTGCCCCCAGGTCTAACTTTATCGCTGGGGCAGAGCAGTCTTTTATGGACGAGCTGGCGGAGGCTATGGGTAAAGACCCCATTGAGTTTAGACTAGAACTTCTGGATCGGGCAAAAAACAATCCTGTAGGCCAAAATAACGATTACGATGCTGATCGCTATGCAGGTGTATTGGAGCTGGTAAGGGAAAAATCTTCGTGGAATCAGCCTCAGGATGGAGTTTACCGCGGCGTTTCTGCCTACTTCTGTCATAACAGCTATGTTGCTCAGGTATTAGATATGGTAATAGAGAATGATAAGCCGGTAGTTGAGAAAGTACATTGTGCCATAGATTGTGGTATTGTAGTCAACCCAATTGCGGCCACTAACCTTACCGAAGGTGGTATTGTAGATGGAATCGGCCACTCCATGTATAGCGCCTTAACTTTTAGGGATGGCGCACCTGAGAAAAGTAATTTTGATACCTACCGCCTGATTCGCCATAGTGAAGCCCCAAAATCTATAGATGTTCACTTTGTACAGAATAATATTGACCCTACAGGTTTGGGAGAACCTCCCTACCCTCCTATAGTAGGAGCATTAGCCAACGCTTTGTATAAAGCAACGGGCAATCGCTATTACCATCAGCCGTTTGTCTCCAACGAGTTTCAGCTAGGCTAG
- a CDS encoding protein-tyrosine-phosphatase: protein MKTKYLLLSISLLALLSCNLQAQTLEVKIDEKLERYSSELVQTFDEISDDRKVELSKTGDFLANQLSENNNYSLLFVCTHNSRRSHIADIWFKYAMLYYGVKQFESYSGGLEATAFHPNALAALERAGFTIEYNKKHTNPVVSVTPGHYPVWTMKSKHYTHQVNPKTNFAAIMVCSDADKSCPLVEGADQRFSLPYEDPRYYDNTPSKVLKYDETVETIGREMFFMADYIKSQIIVKLEAKK from the coding sequence ATGAAAACAAAATACCTTTTACTAAGCATAAGTCTGCTGGCTCTACTCTCATGTAACTTACAGGCGCAGACCCTTGAAGTTAAAATTGATGAAAAACTGGAACGATACAGTTCTGAACTAGTGCAAACTTTTGATGAAATTTCAGACGATAGAAAAGTAGAACTCAGTAAAACCGGAGATTTTTTAGCAAATCAATTATCCGAAAACAATAATTACAGTTTGCTTTTTGTGTGTACACACAATTCCCGAAGAAGTCACATAGCAGACATCTGGTTTAAGTACGCCATGCTGTACTATGGGGTAAAACAGTTTGAGTCATATTCGGGTGGACTAGAAGCAACAGCTTTTCATCCTAATGCTCTTGCTGCTTTAGAGAGAGCAGGTTTTACCATTGAGTACAATAAAAAGCATACGAACCCTGTGGTATCGGTAACACCCGGTCATTACCCAGTATGGACAATGAAGTCTAAGCATTATACTCATCAAGTAAATCCGAAGACAAATTTTGCTGCTATTATGGTGTGTTCTGATGCCGATAAATCTTGTCCGTTGGTAGAAGGTGCTGACCAAAGGTTTTCTCTTCCTTACGAAGATCCTCGCTATTATGACAATACACCATCTAAGGTGCTGAAATATGATGAAACAGTTGAAACAATAGGAAGAGAAATGTTCTTTATGGCGGATTATATTAAAAGCCAGATCATAGTAAAGCTGGAGGCTAAAAAGTGA
- a CDS encoding (2Fe-2S)-binding protein produces MATFNLNINGKNQQLDVDPATPMLWVLRDHLNLVGTKYGCGIAQCGACTIHLNDTAVRSCQLPVSAVGEQKVTTIEGLSENGDHPVQKAWLEVDVPQCGYCQAGQIMSAAALLKKTPKPTDDEIDGAMNGNICRCGTYVRIKQAIKTASTL; encoded by the coding sequence ATGGCTACTTTCAACCTAAATATTAATGGCAAAAACCAGCAGTTGGATGTTGACCCAGCCACTCCTATGCTCTGGGTACTCAGAGACCACCTGAATCTGGTAGGAACAAAATATGGTTGCGGTATCGCGCAATGTGGAGCCTGCACCATTCACCTCAACGATACGGCTGTTCGTTCATGCCAGCTACCGGTCTCCGCCGTAGGAGAGCAAAAGGTAACTACGATAGAGGGGCTATCTGAAAATGGAGACCACCCTGTACAAAAGGCCTGGCTGGAAGTAGATGTTCCCCAGTGTGGATACTGCCAGGCAGGGCAGATAATGAGTGCAGCAGCATTGCTTAAAAAGACTCCCAAGCCCACCGACGACGAAATAGATGGAGCCATGAATGGTAACATCTGCCGCTGCGGTACTTATGTTAGGATAAAACAAGCGATTAAAACAGCAAGCACTCTCTAA
- a CDS encoding TonB-dependent receptor: MRILISGLIVLLIIATSYVGYSQNNPGQKGIIRGSIEDEAGSPLPGITLWLSGTSKGTASDAEGRFEIKGIAAGSYQLLISGVGYEEKKLSVSIEPKTALELQLRLSDKTQLMDELVITSKSEAVVISQTPFAVNSIDTQPLNTQSLDVNQVLNRTTGIRIREEGGLGSRFNFSLNGLSGRQVKFFIDGIPMDYMGDAFSMNNIPVNLVDRVDVYKGVVPVKLGSDALGGAVNIVTNQKVNSYVDASYSLGSFNTHRAAVSGRYRDKKSGLTTKVLGFYNYSDNNYRMQDIEVFVEGEEQEMDVERFHDAYQSTMGQVEIGFTGKKWADILMVGAAYAGFNNEIQSSIFGKPVGEPTVEEDNQLVSARYQKNNLFAPGFNVELYTQFNMMNSVSIDTSSNRYNWLGQIIRTENNSLGELVREKTIFEYDQSFSLQRANVSYTINPKHHFSLNYIRLRVSREGENRINKDEDEPFSNPNALGKHVTGLAYESNLFNDQLTTIFSAKHYYFDMLTRNAREFVQGEVRIEDISTEQHNLGFSFSGRYFLSPKWYTKFSFEKGYRLPEAKEILGDGLRILASPLLKPESTYNANLGVNFQQEFENSSFQAETNVFWRDVDNFIFIQQQGVFSAYQNLVNVLSRGAELDLRLTLNNSLDLNANFTWQDVLNNEKYVQGTKVESRVYRDRMPNRPYFFANADIQYQLVKDSKRLNVSAYYSINYVHEFYLSYASTSINSTKNIIPAQLINNTGITFNTPERKYSLSLEVRNLYNAVAYDNFKMQKPGRAFYMKLRYFLNEKF; this comes from the coding sequence ATGAGAATACTAATTTCCGGACTCATAGTACTATTGATTATAGCTACCTCCTATGTAGGGTACTCCCAAAATAACCCAGGTCAGAAGGGTATTATAAGAGGAAGTATTGAAGATGAAGCCGGCTCTCCTTTGCCGGGTATTACACTCTGGTTATCAGGAACCTCTAAAGGTACTGCCAGTGATGCCGAGGGGCGTTTTGAGATAAAGGGTATAGCAGCAGGTAGCTACCAGTTACTGATTTCTGGAGTAGGCTATGAAGAAAAAAAACTTAGTGTAAGCATTGAGCCTAAAACCGCACTAGAGCTTCAGCTAAGGTTATCAGACAAAACCCAGTTGATGGATGAACTGGTGATTACCTCCAAAAGTGAAGCCGTGGTAATTAGTCAGACACCATTTGCAGTAAACTCCATAGACACACAACCACTCAATACCCAAAGTCTGGATGTAAACCAGGTGCTCAACCGCACTACCGGGATACGCATTCGCGAAGAGGGAGGGCTAGGCTCACGCTTCAATTTCTCCCTAAATGGGCTTTCGGGCAGGCAGGTTAAATTTTTTATTGACGGCATACCCATGGACTACATGGGAGATGCTTTTAGCATGAATAATATCCCAGTCAATTTGGTAGACCGGGTAGATGTGTACAAAGGTGTGGTTCCTGTTAAGCTGGGTAGTGATGCTCTGGGGGGGGCAGTAAATATTGTAACTAATCAGAAAGTTAACTCATATGTAGATGCCTCTTATAGTTTAGGCTCTTTTAATACACATAGGGCGGCTGTGAGTGGTCGTTACCGCGACAAAAAATCCGGACTGACTACTAAAGTGCTGGGTTTTTACAATTACAGCGATAACAACTACCGCATGCAGGATATTGAAGTCTTTGTAGAAGGCGAAGAGCAGGAAATGGACGTAGAGCGCTTTCATGATGCCTACCAATCAACTATGGGACAAGTGGAAATAGGCTTTACGGGAAAGAAATGGGCCGATATACTGATGGTTGGCGCTGCCTATGCTGGCTTCAACAACGAAATTCAGAGCAGCATTTTTGGTAAACCAGTGGGAGAGCCAACTGTAGAAGAAGACAACCAGCTGGTTTCTGCCCGCTACCAGAAAAACAACCTCTTTGCCCCAGGTTTTAATGTGGAGTTATACACTCAGTTTAATATGATGAATAGTGTAAGCATAGATACCTCATCTAATCGCTACAACTGGTTGGGGCAGATTATTAGAACAGAAAACAATAGCCTGGGCGAGTTGGTAAGAGAAAAAACAATTTTTGAGTACGATCAGTCATTCTCACTTCAGCGTGCTAACGTCTCTTATACCATCAACCCTAAACATCACTTTTCTCTAAACTATATTCGCCTGCGTGTATCACGAGAAGGTGAAAACAGAATTAACAAGGATGAGGATGAACCTTTTAGCAACCCCAATGCGCTGGGCAAGCATGTAACCGGTCTTGCCTATGAAAGTAATCTTTTCAATGACCAACTCACAACTATATTCTCTGCCAAGCACTATTATTTTGATATGCTCACTAGAAATGCCCGTGAGTTTGTACAGGGTGAGGTAAGGATAGAAGACATCAGCACCGAACAGCACAATTTAGGTTTCTCTTTTTCCGGACGCTATTTTCTTTCTCCTAAATGGTATACTAAGTTTTCTTTTGAAAAAGGATACCGTCTGCCAGAAGCTAAAGAAATATTGGGAGATGGGCTCCGTATTCTGGCTTCCCCCCTACTCAAACCCGAAAGCACTTATAATGCGAATCTGGGAGTAAATTTTCAGCAGGAATTTGAGAATAGTAGCTTTCAGGCCGAGACGAATGTATTCTGGAGAGATGTAGACAATTTCATTTTTATTCAGCAGCAAGGCGTATTTAGCGCCTACCAAAATCTGGTTAACGTACTATCCAGAGGAGCAGAACTAGACCTTAGACTAACGCTTAATAACAGCTTAGACCTGAATGCTAATTTTACCTGGCAGGATGTACTCAACAACGAAAAGTATGTTCAGGGCACAAAAGTAGAGAGCAGAGTTTACCGTGATCGTATGCCCAATCGCCCCTATTTCTTTGCCAATGCGGATATACAGTACCAGTTGGTTAAAGATAGTAAAAGACTCAATGTATCGGCCTACTATAGTATAAACTATGTGCATGAGTTTTATCTCTCTTATGCCAGCACATCTATTAACTCCACTAAAAATATTATACCTGCCCAGCTAATTAACAATACGGGGATCACCTTTAATACGCCTGAACGAAAATATTCTCTGAGCCTGGAGGTACGCAATCTGTACAATGCTGTGGCTTACGATAATTTTAAAATGCAAAAACCTGGCAGAGCCTTCTATATGAAATTAAGATACTTTTTGAACGAGAAATTTTAA